A stretch of the Desulforamulus ferrireducens genome encodes the following:
- a CDS encoding P-II family nitrogen regulator: protein MQKNYDNKELELICMILNFGLASKAIKLAKKNGVLGATVFLGRGTIKNRILEFLEINDSRKEIVLMIAEKATAYKALEALNKDLALHKPNHGIAFTFSVANLWGSKEYQKQDSQVQQDNNKRGGENTMYQAIYTIVDRGNAENVISAANKAGARGGTIINARGSGIHETQTLFAMQIEPEKEMVLIISKNTLTEAIVASIREELSIDEPGKGIIFVLDVNKTYGLY from the coding sequence ATGCAAAAGAATTATGATAATAAAGAACTTGAATTAATTTGTATGATCCTAAATTTTGGCCTGGCAAGTAAAGCCATTAAACTGGCTAAGAAGAATGGGGTATTGGGAGCTACAGTCTTTTTAGGCAGGGGAACCATAAAGAACCGTATTTTAGAATTCTTAGAGATAAATGATTCGCGGAAAGAAATTGTTTTAATGATTGCTGAAAAGGCAACTGCTTATAAAGCCTTGGAGGCACTAAATAAAGACCTGGCTTTGCATAAACCAAATCATGGCATAGCTTTTACCTTCTCAGTGGCTAACCTATGGGGTAGTAAAGAATACCAAAAACAAGATAGCCAAGTTCAGCAGGATAACAATAAAAGAGGTGGTGAAAACACCATGTATCAGGCTATTTATACCATCGTAGATAGAGGAAATGCAGAAAATGTTATTTCGGCAGCAAATAAGGCAGGCGCCAGGGGAGGTACCATAATAAATGCCCGGGGTTCAGGCATTCATGAAACCCAAACCCTGTTTGCCATGCAGATTGAACCGGAGAAAGAAATGGTACTGATTATTTCTAAAAACACCCTAACAGAAGCCATTGTTGCGTCTATTAGAGAAGAGCTTAGCATTGATGAACCAGGTAAGGGCATCATCTTTGTCCTTGATGTAAACAAAACTTACGGACTATATTAA
- a CDS encoding deoxyguanosinetriphosphate triphosphohydrolase has product MEIRLQTEELEHRILSPYACRSSESKGRQRPEEPCPVRTVFQRDRDRIIHSKAFRRLKLKTQVFIIPEGDHYRTRLTHTLEVAQIARTCAKALGLNEDLTEAIALGHDLGHTPFGHAGEQVLDRVYPPGFKHNEQSLRVVDHLEGVNGLNLTQEVRDGIVNHTGDNRCTTLEGQVVKKADRIAYINHDIDDALRASVLKQSDLPKDCLAVLGQSHSQRINTMVLDLINSSRGKAEICMSQEVYEAMENLRAFMFQKVYIGSEAKKEEDKARHVVEKLYYFYVKNPSHLPAYMLKNVEQEGIERVVVDYIAGMTDRYAVAQYKNLFIPRGFPLG; this is encoded by the coding sequence ATGGAGATCAGGTTGCAAACGGAGGAATTGGAACATAGGATACTCTCACCCTATGCCTGCCGCAGCAGTGAAAGTAAAGGCAGGCAACGACCGGAAGAGCCTTGCCCTGTACGCACCGTATTTCAGCGCGACCGCGATCGAATTATCCATTCCAAGGCCTTCCGCCGTCTGAAATTAAAAACGCAGGTATTTATTATACCCGAAGGTGACCACTATCGTACCAGACTTACCCACACCCTGGAGGTGGCTCAGATAGCCCGTACCTGCGCCAAGGCCCTGGGACTCAATGAAGACCTAACCGAGGCCATTGCCCTGGGTCACGACTTGGGTCATACTCCCTTTGGTCACGCTGGGGAGCAGGTATTAGACCGAGTATATCCGCCTGGTTTTAAACATAATGAACAAAGTCTGCGGGTGGTGGATCATTTAGAGGGCGTTAACGGACTTAACCTTACCCAGGAAGTGCGGGATGGTATTGTCAATCACACAGGGGATAACAGGTGTACCACCCTGGAAGGGCAGGTTGTCAAAAAAGCTGATCGCATTGCTTATATTAATCATGATATTGATGACGCTTTACGGGCTAGTGTCCTAAAACAATCAGATTTACCGAAGGATTGTTTAGCTGTTCTGGGTCAGAGTCATAGCCAACGAATCAATACCATGGTGCTGGACTTAATCAACTCAAGCCGAGGCAAGGCTGAAATCTGCATGAGCCAAGAGGTATATGAGGCCATGGAGAATTTAAGAGCTTTTATGTTTCAAAAGGTGTATATTGGTTCAGAAGCCAAAAAAGAGGAAGATAAAGCCCGGCATGTGGTGGAAAAACTATACTATTTCTATGTCAAAAACCCCTCCCATCTGCCAGCCTATATGCTAAAAAATGTGGAGCAAGAAGGTATTGAACGAGTGGTGGTAGATTATATTGCAGGGATGACCGATCGATATGCCGTGGCCCAGTATAAAAACCTGTTCATTCCCAGAGGTTTTCCCTTGGGATAG
- a CDS encoding flavodoxin family protein: MLILGLNGSPNTAGNTVFMLNQALEAAEEMGATTKLIHVAELVETADKLFCDACTNPCAGVCYQDTPLEKLFELIRTADGIIMGSPVYFGTVAAPLKLLWDKSRALRKEKALVDVVGAALSVGASRFGGQESTVRVLQDMMLVHGMTLVGDGNYLDDPGHQGASAQKPAAEDPQSVERCRILGRRVAMVALATASLRQRRKGLIYGDQVANGGIGT; encoded by the coding sequence ATGTTAATACTGGGCTTAAATGGCAGTCCCAATACCGCCGGCAATACGGTTTTTATGCTCAATCAAGCACTGGAGGCGGCGGAGGAAATGGGTGCCACAACCAAATTAATTCATGTGGCAGAGTTAGTGGAAACAGCGGACAAATTATTTTGTGATGCTTGCACCAATCCCTGTGCGGGGGTTTGTTATCAAGATACCCCGCTGGAAAAGCTTTTTGAACTTATCAGAACCGCCGATGGCATTATCATGGGAAGTCCGGTCTATTTTGGCACCGTGGCAGCACCTTTAAAGCTACTCTGGGATAAAAGCCGTGCCCTAAGAAAGGAAAAGGCCTTGGTTGATGTGGTTGGTGCGGCGCTGTCGGTGGGAGCTTCCCGCTTTGGTGGCCAAGAAAGCACCGTCCGAGTACTCCAGGATATGATGCTGGTGCACGGCATGACTTTGGTGGGGGACGGCAATTACTTAGACGATCCGGGACACCAAGGGGCCAGTGCCCAAAAGCCTGCCGCGGAAGATCCCCAGTCGGTGGAACGTTGTCGTATTTTGGGCCGTCGGGTGGCCATGGTGGCCCTGGCCACGGCTTCCTTAAGACAAAGGAGAAAGGGATTAATTTATGGAGATCAGGTTGCAAACGGAGGAATTGGAACATAG
- the thpR gene encoding RNA 2',3'-cyclic phosphodiesterase has product MDTVRLFIAISLPAAIKASLAELQKNLQVGGDQVKWVERENFHLTLKFLGATPQAKCPGIIQAMEEVAENYNPFELRITGLGTFPARGRLKVVWAGLGGNKGQLVSLQASLEQKLATFGFPPEQRQYTPHLTLGRIKAFANLGDLPDRINLLKNQGSAPWQVNAMELMQSTLTPAGPIYQVLGRVPFPDTRSNR; this is encoded by the coding sequence ATGGATACTGTTAGATTGTTCATCGCTATCAGTCTGCCAGCAGCTATTAAAGCAAGCTTAGCTGAGTTACAAAAAAATCTCCAGGTCGGCGGGGACCAGGTAAAATGGGTAGAGCGGGAAAACTTTCATCTTACTCTGAAATTTTTAGGGGCAACCCCGCAAGCAAAATGCCCTGGTATTATTCAGGCTATGGAGGAAGTGGCGGAAAATTACAATCCCTTTGAGCTAAGAATAACAGGCCTTGGTACCTTCCCAGCCAGAGGGCGACTAAAGGTGGTATGGGCAGGTCTGGGTGGCAACAAAGGTCAGTTAGTGTCACTTCAGGCATCCTTGGAACAAAAATTAGCTACCTTCGGCTTTCCCCCGGAGCAACGTCAATATACCCCCCATCTCACCTTAGGTAGAATTAAAGCATTTGCCAACCTGGGGGACTTGCCTGACAGAATTAATTTACTCAAAAACCAAGGCAGCGCTCCTTGGCAGGTTAACGCCATGGAGCTAATGCAAAGTACCCTTACCCCTGCCGGACCGATTTATCAGGTACTGGGGAGGGTTCCTTTTCCGGATACTCGGTCTAATCGCTAA
- a CDS encoding DUF6385 domain-containing protein has protein sequence MSIYNFPVQQDTFVYNNNAAKPQCRSQYLPVGKISDSFFRNTYFISYIFFDLKGIEDKEVVTSAALRLNLFSPPFVGTPPEAVVIQMLAEPFRDCQTNFLNRPTIIPKMKKIVPIRVGCQKVELNITNFVKCWLYGGIINHGLALLPISNCSNGVLFFHGKNCHDKRKQPLLTVKTLSHDIPNTINKLNLEEVHPVAKQDSYSSAVEIWDYSTYSLIVKNIGHKNILVKLQCSPDNKNFIDEEPEIELYPGMSQVMVSNFFTRYVRLKFRLPSQETGQGLVKIWLQGRQ, from the coding sequence ATGTCAATTTACAACTTTCCTGTCCAACAAGATACCTTTGTCTATAACAATAATGCAGCAAAGCCCCAGTGCCGTAGCCAATACCTACCCGTCGGAAAAATTAGTGATAGTTTTTTTCGCAATACATATTTTATTTCCTATATTTTTTTTGACCTTAAGGGTATTGAGGACAAGGAGGTTGTTACCTCAGCAGCATTAAGACTTAATTTGTTTAGCCCTCCTTTTGTGGGCACTCCTCCGGAAGCAGTGGTGATTCAAATGTTAGCAGAGCCATTTCGAGATTGCCAGACCAATTTTTTGAATAGACCAACCATAATACCAAAGATGAAAAAAATTGTTCCTATTAGGGTCGGTTGCCAGAAGGTAGAATTAAATATAACCAACTTTGTTAAATGCTGGTTATACGGTGGTATTATTAATCATGGCTTGGCGCTGCTTCCCATTAGTAATTGTTCTAATGGCGTGTTATTCTTCCATGGTAAAAACTGCCACGATAAGCGTAAGCAGCCCTTACTTACGGTAAAAACCCTTTCCCATGACATTCCTAATACAATAAATAAACTTAATCTAGAGGAAGTCCATCCGGTTGCGAAGCAGGATAGTTATTCTTCGGCAGTGGAAATCTGGGATTACTCCACCTATAGTTTAATTGTAAAGAATATTGGTCATAAGAATATTCTAGTAAAACTACAGTGCAGTCCGGATAATAAAAACTTTATTGATGAAGAACCTGAAATAGAGTTATACCCTGGCATGTCACAGGTGATGGTAAGTAACTTTTTCACCCGTTATGTGAGACTCAAGTTTAGGCTGCCATCCCAGGAAACCGGCCAGGGATTAGTAAAAATATGGTTGCAAGGTAGACAATAA
- a CDS encoding glycosyltransferase produces the protein MRKRVLLGSPVKQKEAILKEFLRSLDKLERGELQLDFVFVDDNNEHSLLDHFASKRKNVLIIKADKVEDMYVCDEKTHHWNERLIWKVAAYKNLIIDRAIKGGYDYLFLVDSDLYLHPKTITHLVKQNKDIVSEVFWTKWEPNLAPMPQVWVADQYKLFFARREETLDEEEVKRRMQEFLDMLKKPGIYKVGGLGACTLISRNALLKGVSFSEIYNLSLWGEDRHFCVRAVALGLELYADTHFPPFHIYRESDLEELKNYKRKMGLVKEKKQGTNSKRGKGDKITLAMLVRNEAGRFLKQVLSNARQYIHNAVILDDASEDDTIEVCRETLEGIPLTIASNPTSGFANEINLRKKLWQMAIDTQPDWILILDADELFEASAPPILKKLAQNTDVYWYAFRLFDMWTETHYREDRYWCAHQFYRPFMVRYVPGYNYQWHESPLHCGRFPINIGNFKGENHFLRIKHLGWIRPEDRLAKYYRYKKLDPGCRYGIAEQYESILDPSPNLVKWEEI, from the coding sequence CTGAGAAAAAGAGTATTATTAGGCAGCCCGGTTAAACAAAAGGAAGCTATTTTAAAAGAATTTCTACGCTCCCTGGATAAGCTGGAGAGAGGGGAACTGCAGTTAGACTTTGTTTTTGTGGACGATAACAACGAACATTCCCTGTTAGATCACTTTGCCAGTAAAAGGAAAAATGTTCTAATTATCAAAGCTGATAAAGTAGAGGATATGTATGTCTGTGACGAAAAGACGCATCACTGGAATGAGCGGCTGATTTGGAAGGTAGCCGCCTACAAAAATCTTATAATTGATAGGGCCATTAAGGGAGGCTATGATTACCTATTCCTGGTGGATTCTGATCTTTACCTGCATCCAAAAACAATTACTCACTTGGTCAAACAAAATAAGGATATTGTTTCAGAAGTTTTTTGGACCAAGTGGGAACCTAACCTAGCGCCTATGCCTCAAGTATGGGTGGCGGATCAGTATAAACTTTTCTTTGCCCGGCGGGAGGAAACTTTAGATGAAGAAGAAGTTAAAAGACGCATGCAAGAATTTCTTGATATGCTTAAAAAACCCGGCATTTATAAGGTTGGTGGACTGGGCGCCTGTACTTTGATCAGCAGAAATGCCCTATTAAAGGGGGTATCCTTCAGTGAAATTTATAATCTCAGCCTCTGGGGTGAGGATCGTCATTTCTGTGTGAGGGCTGTTGCCCTGGGCTTAGAACTTTATGCAGATACCCATTTTCCACCCTTCCATATTTACAGAGAATCAGATTTAGAAGAGCTTAAAAATTACAAAAGAAAGATGGGTTTGGTAAAGGAAAAAAAGCAGGGTACCAACAGTAAACGAGGTAAGGGTGATAAAATCACACTGGCGATGTTAGTGAGAAATGAAGCAGGTAGGTTCTTAAAGCAAGTGTTAAGTAATGCCCGCCAGTATATTCATAATGCAGTAATTCTTGATGATGCCAGTGAGGATGACACAATTGAGGTATGTAGGGAAACTTTAGAGGGTATTCCCCTAACCATTGCAAGCAACCCCACTTCAGGGTTTGCTAATGAAATCAATTTGAGAAAAAAACTTTGGCAGATGGCCATTGATACGCAGCCGGACTGGATTCTCATACTGGACGCAGATGAGCTCTTTGAGGCAAGTGCTCCGCCAATCTTAAAAAAACTGGCCCAAAATACTGATGTATACTGGTATGCCTTCCGTCTCTTTGATATGTGGACCGAAACGCATTATCGCGAAGACAGGTACTGGTGTGCCCATCAATTCTATCGGCCCTTTATGGTCAGATATGTCCCTGGTTATAACTACCAGTGGCATGAGTCACCTCTCCACTGTGGTCGGTTTCCGATCAATATTGGTAATTTTAAAGGGGAGAATCACTTCCTCAGAATTAAACACCTGGGCTGGATAAGACCGGAGGACCGACTGGCTAAATACTATCGTTATAAGAAACTGGACCCAGGATGCAGATATGGTATTGCCGAACAATACGAGTCTATCTTAGACCCGTCGCCTAATTTAGTGAAATGGGAGGAGATATAA
- a CDS encoding glycosyltransferase family 2 protein, producing MVGIKVSLCLIVKNEEEHILNCLNSTKHIVDEIIVVDTGSTDNTVRRAREAGARVFFYPWNGNFSDARNYALQQATGSWILVMDADEVLASIDRESFHALLANEQAEGYFLTIHSYQGSGREYMIDHVVRLFRNKPCYRFSGAIHEQVAPSILQESRGKGLQNCSLIIKHYGYLETEIKKKDKFRRNTSILLRELAKCPQDPFILYCLALEYYQRELVGQGLECLKKALQFMNGSEGYFEDVIVATANGLLNLGLSEELLGFTEKYLQILPENNNLHIFRGLGHMQAKKYAQAAEELFRSLGEEENKFLPRHKHLCLLGDAFLLSGNVEQAVKFYLSALTYETGLTYPVIRIVDLLRKNKLTCEKLCAYMSADTLNKAGKQLIAAQQPYYAMLLFIFEIKLLFREPRQDLMLSQSVLEFYQIIHYQPFLQVPSFHYLCLLVRELYLCSLIIEKDYHAFIKIDERVSQLTNGIARLIVRDYCPKMEITGDVLGGDNAEKKSIIRQPG from the coding sequence ATGGTCGGCATAAAGGTGAGCCTGTGCTTAATTGTCAAAAATGAAGAGGAGCATATTCTTAATTGCCTTAATAGCACCAAGCATATTGTTGATGAAATAATTGTTGTTGATACCGGGTCCACAGATAATACAGTGAGGCGCGCCCGGGAGGCCGGTGCCAGGGTTTTTTTCTATCCCTGGAACGGAAACTTTTCTGATGCCAGAAACTATGCTTTGCAGCAGGCCACAGGCAGCTGGATACTGGTAATGGATGCGGATGAAGTTTTAGCATCCATTGACAGAGAAAGCTTTCATGCTTTACTTGCCAATGAGCAAGCAGAGGGCTACTTCCTTACTATCCACAGTTATCAGGGAAGTGGCAGAGAATACATGATTGATCATGTTGTCAGGCTCTTCAGAAACAAGCCTTGCTACCGGTTTAGCGGTGCCATTCATGAACAGGTGGCGCCATCTATACTGCAGGAATCCCGAGGGAAAGGCTTACAGAACTGTTCATTGATCATCAAACATTACGGTTATCTTGAGACCGAGATAAAAAAGAAAGATAAATTTAGGCGCAATACCTCTATTTTATTGAGGGAGCTAGCCAAATGTCCTCAGGACCCCTTTATTTTATACTGCCTGGCGCTGGAGTATTATCAAAGGGAATTGGTGGGCCAAGGTCTAGAGTGCCTTAAAAAAGCTCTGCAATTTATGAACGGCTCAGAGGGGTACTTCGAAGATGTAATAGTGGCTACTGCCAATGGACTATTAAATTTAGGGCTTTCTGAGGAGTTGCTTGGCTTTACTGAAAAATACCTACAAATATTACCAGAGAATAATAATTTGCATATTTTTAGAGGATTGGGACACATGCAAGCAAAGAAATATGCCCAAGCCGCTGAGGAACTTTTTAGGTCACTGGGTGAAGAGGAAAATAAATTTTTACCCAGGCATAAACACCTGTGTTTGCTTGGTGATGCCTTTCTTTTGTCTGGCAATGTTGAGCAAGCAGTTAAGTTTTACCTGTCGGCACTGACTTATGAAACAGGCCTTACCTATCCCGTGATTAGAATTGTAGACTTGCTCCGGAAGAATAAGTTAACCTGCGAGAAACTATGCGCTTACATGTCAGCAGATACTTTAAATAAAGCAGGTAAACAGTTGATTGCAGCACAGCAGCCATACTACGCCATGTTATTATTCATCTTTGAGATTAAACTGCTGTTTAGAGAACCCAGGCAGGATTTGATGCTAAGCCAGTCAGTGCTTGAATTTTATCAAATAATTCACTACCAACCTTTTTTGCAGGTACCATCCTTCCATTATTTATGCCTCTTAGTTCGGGAGTTATATCTATGCTCCTTAATCATTGAAAAGGACTACCATGCTTTTATTAAAATTGATGAGAGAGTTAGTCAACTGACCAATGGAATAGCAAGGCTGATTGTGCGTGATTATTGTCCCAAAATGGAGATTACTGGGGATGTTTTGGGGGGAGATAATGCTGAGAAAAAGAGTATTATTAGGCAGCCCGGTTAA
- a CDS encoding sensor histidine kinase, with protein MKKHKTKGIIYLRIFSVFLATYLVLMIGFSVFLVFQERQVTGMELRTYALQINNSVESILQNYLDNDKQITDISKVKNELLQESSIFTSRNFEGAVFTGDYELLFNTNNYWQCSYTKYKEGNKHYTGYGYLNPMDWFGKEEIGELEGYLYANPQPKKVGDLSEYTLNLQGFWVDNGMIIPEKITVNALYAQKFDEEGNLRSSGGVHTDDISYLSGYKNTRGLPYFEWGSIIAYNNGNPNSEKRNELRQVVSDPSKLKKTVQNFTSSEGLTSQRLEMLTYRYYLSMPYQNSVRVNDDQSLESDFWTVIGCDINIGERCFPTLAFVWLSCLITFSIAALILARQTFKTYKQQEELENQRKEMTNALAHDLKTPLSIISGYAQNLQENVHTDKREHYANHIQANVNRMDKIIHKMLELTRLESDSLQIKFEDVALDEVCKKIIDRYKLVGEDKSITISLEGKALIKADYSLIARVVDNFLVNAIENTPEGGSIKIRIFDDTVEIYNSGSRIPQDKIDEIWLPFKKGDVSRSHTKGTGLGLAISRAILELHNFSYGAENRVEGVIFWFRFR; from the coding sequence ATGAAAAAACACAAAACAAAGGGCATAATTTATCTACGTATTTTTAGTGTGTTTTTAGCTACTTATTTGGTGCTGATGATAGGCTTCAGCGTATTTTTAGTATTCCAGGAAAGACAAGTGACCGGCATGGAGCTCCGGACATACGCCTTACAAATCAATAATAGTGTCGAGAGTATTTTGCAAAATTACCTTGATAATGACAAGCAGATAACGGATATATCTAAAGTGAAAAATGAGTTATTACAGGAGAGCAGCATTTTCACCAGCAGGAATTTTGAGGGGGCAGTATTTACAGGCGACTATGAACTTCTTTTTAATACTAATAACTATTGGCAGTGTAGCTATACAAAATATAAAGAAGGAAATAAACATTATACAGGATATGGCTATTTAAATCCAATGGATTGGTTTGGTAAAGAAGAAATAGGGGAGCTTGAAGGATATTTATATGCCAATCCACAACCTAAAAAGGTAGGAGACCTTTCAGAATATACATTAAACTTACAGGGCTTTTGGGTCGATAACGGTATGATCATTCCGGAAAAAATAACTGTTAATGCTTTGTACGCTCAAAAATTTGATGAAGAAGGAAATCTAAGATCAAGTGGTGGTGTCCATACAGATGACATTAGCTATCTTTCCGGTTATAAAAACACAAGGGGTTTACCATATTTTGAATGGGGGAGTATTATTGCCTATAATAATGGTAATCCCAATAGTGAAAAACGAAACGAGCTTCGCCAAGTTGTGTCAGATCCGTCTAAGCTGAAAAAAACAGTACAGAATTTCACTAGTTCGGAAGGATTAACATCTCAAAGGTTGGAGATGTTAACTTATCGTTATTACTTGTCAATGCCTTATCAGAATAGTGTGAGGGTGAATGATGACCAGAGTCTAGAGAGCGACTTTTGGACGGTAATAGGCTGTGACATAAATATTGGAGAACGGTGTTTCCCTACCTTAGCCTTTGTCTGGCTTTCCTGTCTAATAACATTCAGTATTGCAGCATTAATACTTGCGAGGCAAACCTTTAAAACATATAAACAGCAGGAAGAACTTGAAAACCAGCGCAAGGAAATGACCAACGCTCTGGCTCATGATCTAAAAACTCCTTTGAGTATTATTTCGGGGTATGCTCAAAATTTACAAGAAAATGTTCATACAGATAAAAGGGAGCATTATGCTAATCATATCCAGGCAAACGTGAACCGTATGGATAAAATAATTCACAAGATGCTCGAGCTAACTAGATTAGAATCAGATTCACTGCAAATTAAATTTGAAGATGTAGCACTTGACGAGGTGTGTAAAAAAATTATTGATCGTTACAAGTTGGTTGGCGAAGACAAATCAATTACGATTTCTTTGGAGGGTAAAGCGTTAATCAAGGCGGATTACTCTTTAATAGCAAGGGTTGTCGATAACTTTCTCGTTAATGCTATCGAAAACACACCAGAAGGGGGCTCAATAAAAATAAGAATTTTTGATGATACAGTTGAAATATACAATAGTGGCAGTCGTATACCCCAAGATAAAATTGATGAAATATGGCTACCCTTCAAAAAGGGAGATGTATCACGTAGTCATACAAAAGGGACAGGGTTAGGCTTAGCAATTTCACGTGCAATTTTGGAATTACACAATTTTTCTTATGGAGCTGAAAATCGTGTGGAAGGTGTCATATTCTGGTTTAGATTTCGATAG
- a CDS encoding DUF1538 domain-containing protein, which translates to MNLLFEKFKEVIFSVLPITFIVVILHFTLTPLETPQFIRFLLGALLIIIGLSIFLVGVDKGITPIGNLMGSSLTKTNKLWIVGVAGFFLGFFISIAEPDLHILAGQVDFVTGSVVSKFTIVVIVSLGIAALLALGLIRIVYNMQLHKMLTILYLIVFALAIYTSPEFLAISFDASGATTGALTVPFILALALGVSKLKKDSQASENDSFGLVAITSAGAIIAVMVMNIITGTEEMSGSLEFNLSHSASILEPFIHELPKISGEIILALSPIIILFLLFQKISFKLSKRTVLKIIKGLIYTFVGLVLFLVGVNAGFMEVGGVVGYSVASLESKSYVVIIGFILGLVTILAEPAVHVLTNQIEDVTSGSVKRSVVLFALSIGVGIAIALSMVRIIIAEVQLWHYLLPGYIIAIVMTYYVPKLFVGIAFDSGGVASGPMTATFILAFAQGVAEAIEGADVLREGFGMIAMVALTPLIALQVLGFIYKIQSSKGGIKANANAKEL; encoded by the coding sequence TTGAATTTACTCTTTGAAAAATTTAAAGAGGTTATCTTCTCCGTCCTGCCCATTACATTTATCGTTGTAATACTACACTTTACCCTTACTCCTCTGGAAACACCGCAGTTTATCAGATTTCTCCTCGGGGCACTACTGATAATCATTGGACTTTCAATTTTTTTGGTAGGAGTAGACAAAGGGATCACTCCCATTGGCAATTTAATGGGTTCCTCTCTGACGAAAACTAATAAATTATGGATTGTAGGCGTGGCCGGTTTTTTTCTGGGCTTTTTTATTTCCATTGCCGAACCTGATTTACATATATTAGCAGGACAAGTGGATTTTGTTACTGGCAGTGTGGTTTCTAAGTTTACCATAGTTGTCATTGTGTCACTCGGTATTGCCGCCCTTCTCGCTCTGGGTCTGATCAGAATTGTTTATAATATGCAGTTACATAAAATGCTAACTATACTATATCTAATAGTATTTGCCTTAGCTATCTATACCTCCCCGGAATTTCTTGCCATATCATTTGATGCCTCCGGTGCCACCACCGGTGCTTTAACCGTACCCTTCATTTTAGCCCTTGCTTTGGGTGTATCCAAACTAAAAAAGGACAGTCAGGCTTCAGAAAACGACAGTTTCGGACTAGTTGCCATTACATCAGCTGGTGCTATAATAGCAGTAATGGTGATGAATATTATTACTGGAACTGAAGAAATGTCCGGCAGTCTTGAATTTAATCTTTCTCACTCTGCCTCTATTCTGGAACCTTTTATTCATGAATTACCAAAAATATCAGGGGAAATAATTTTGGCTTTGTCTCCCATTATTATCCTTTTTTTACTTTTTCAGAAGATTTCTTTTAAGCTCTCAAAAAGAACAGTTCTTAAGATCATTAAGGGTCTTATTTACACTTTTGTTGGTTTAGTATTATTTTTAGTAGGTGTTAATGCCGGCTTTATGGAAGTGGGTGGTGTAGTAGGCTACAGTGTCGCATCACTGGAAAGTAAGTCTTATGTAGTTATTATCGGCTTTATTTTGGGCTTAGTAACTATTTTAGCTGAACCTGCGGTACACGTACTTACGAACCAGATTGAAGATGTGACCAGTGGTTCTGTAAAGAGGAGCGTGGTATTGTTTGCACTATCAATTGGAGTTGGTATCGCCATTGCGCTCTCCATGGTCAGAATAATTATTGCGGAAGTCCAGTTATGGCATTATTTGTTGCCAGGATACATTATCGCCATTGTTATGACCTATTACGTGCCAAAACTTTTTGTGGGTATTGCTTTTGATTCGGGAGGTGTTGCTTCCGGACCAATGACAGCAACCTTTATCTTGGCCTTTGCCCAAGGTGTGGCGGAGGCTATTGAAGGAGCAGATGTTTTAAGAGAGGGCTTTGGCATGATAGCAATGGTTGCCCTAACACCATTGATTGCCCTGCAGGTCCTAGGTTTTATTTATAAAATTCAGTCCTCCAAAGGAGGGATCAAAGCGAATGCTAATGCAAAAGAATTATGA
- a CDS encoding response regulator transcription factor: MVFRLLLVEDDAEMREIITDYFIEKSGGTFAISCAERGNEGHQKCLDNEYDLVLLDVMLPEVDGFTICKELRKTSDVPIIFITARHNEEDRLHGYGLGCDDYVIKPFSLAELYAKVKALLKRAKGMVRNEVMTAGSIKLDPYRYKVFVHDEEVILAPIEFAVLKMLMENRGKVVSRDSLLIRIWGYDFAGNDRVVDNHVKKLRKALGSASTQIKTVFKRGYKLEVE; the protein is encoded by the coding sequence GTGGTTTTTAGGCTTCTCTTAGTCGAAGATGATGCGGAAATGAGAGAGATTATTACAGATTATTTTATAGAGAAAAGCGGTGGAACTTTTGCTATTAGTTGTGCGGAAAGAGGAAATGAAGGTCACCAAAAATGCCTTGATAACGAATATGATTTGGTACTTTTGGATGTCATGCTACCGGAGGTTGACGGATTTACCATTTGTAAGGAACTTAGAAAAACTAGCGATGTGCCTATCATATTTATTACAGCAAGGCACAATGAAGAAGACCGATTGCATGGTTATGGGCTTGGGTGTGACGATTATGTAATTAAGCCTTTTTCTTTGGCAGAGCTTTATGCAAAAGTAAAGGCTTTGTTAAAACGTGCCAAAGGTATGGTAAGAAATGAAGTAATGACCGCAGGTAGCATCAAACTAGACCCATATCGCTATAAGGTTTTTGTACATGATGAGGAAGTAATACTGGCTCCTATAGAATTTGCTGTTTTAAAAATGCTTATGGAAAATCGGGGCAAAGTGGTAAGTCGTGACAGCCTACTGATTAGGATTTGGGGATATGATTTTGCTGGTAATGACAGAGTGGTGGACAACCATGTAAAAAAACTGCGAAAAGCCTTAGGTAGCGCTTCCACTCAAATAAAAACTGTGTTTAAAAGGGGTTATAAACTGGAGGTGGAATGA